Proteins encoded together in one Terriglobus saanensis SP1PR4 window:
- a CDS encoding glutathione peroxidase, whose amino-acid sequence MLFLLGTTLAAYAGTATPVYNYKLKTIDGQPTSLATYKGKVLLVVNVASACGFTPQYAALEAVYEKYKDKGLVIVGVPANNFANQESGTEAEIKTFCSRKYHVTFPMMSKVSVVGADQTPLYHYLTDKTTNPSLGGDIKWNFTKFLIARNGTPVDRFEPATKPDSPEVIAAIESELNKK is encoded by the coding sequence ATGTTGTTCTTGCTTGGCACCACTCTTGCGGCATATGCCGGAACGGCGACGCCGGTCTACAACTACAAACTCAAGACGATCGATGGCCAGCCGACCTCCCTTGCGACCTACAAGGGGAAGGTCCTGCTTGTGGTCAATGTGGCGAGCGCCTGCGGTTTCACACCGCAGTACGCCGCGCTTGAGGCCGTGTACGAAAAGTACAAAGACAAGGGACTCGTCATCGTTGGCGTCCCGGCGAATAACTTTGCCAACCAGGAGTCGGGAACGGAGGCCGAGATCAAGACCTTCTGCAGCCGCAAGTATCATGTGACGTTTCCGATGATGTCGAAGGTCTCGGTGGTGGGTGCAGACCAGACGCCGCTGTATCACTACCTGACGGACAAAACGACGAATCCCTCCCTGGGCGGCGACATCAAGTGGAACTTTACCAAGTTTCTTATCGCACGCAACGGAACACCGGTGGATCGTTTTGAACCAGCGACAAAACCCGATTCGCCTGAGGTGATCGCTGCCATTGAGAGTGAGTTGAATAAGAAATAG
- the katG gene encoding catalase/peroxidase HPI encodes MSDEMKCPVPHGQPTAQTTATETSSPLHGAVTHTSRQITRNEHWWPDRLDLAVLHQNTKLADPMGKDFDYAAEFKTLDLDAVIKDLHAVMTDSQSWWPADYGHYGPFFIRMAWHSAGTYRIHDGRGGAGMGTQRFAPLNSWPDNVSLDKARRLLWPIKQKYGKKLSWADLMILTGNVALESMGFKTFGFGGGRADVWVPQEDIFWGSEHTWLGSDRYQGERDLDNPLAAVQMGLIYVNPEGPDGKPDPVASARDIRETFGRMAMNDEETFALIAGGHTFGKGHGAHDPSKYVGPEPEGAPIEQQGLGWKNSAGKGNAEDTISSGLEGAWTTNPIKWDSEYLDNLYNFDWALKKGPGGAWQWYAVAEGETVPDAHVKDKKHLPMMFTSDLALKFDPEYEKIGKRFQANPDQYADAFARAWFKLTHRDMGPIVRYLGPLVPKEQLIWQDPVPAVDYELIGDAEIADLKSKILASGLLLPQLVYTAWASASTFRGSDKRGGANGARIRLDPQKDWEVNQPMMLEKVLNTLAGIQTDFSANGKKVSLADLIVLGGSVAVEEAAKKAGYDIKVPFAPGRTDASHEQTDVQSFAPLEPTADGFRNYLRLGHTERAEDLLVDRAQLLTLTAPEMTVLVGGLRVLGANYRQSLNGVFTKQPETLTNDFFVNLLDMATEWKASSTTEGLFEGLDRATGAVKWTATRVDLIFGSNSQLRAISEVYAASDSKETFVKDFVAAWTKVMNLDRFDLHA; translated from the coding sequence GTGTCAGATGAAATGAAGTGCCCGGTCCCTCACGGCCAGCCCACAGCCCAAACCACCGCCACCGAGACCTCCTCGCCGCTGCACGGCGCCGTCACCCATACCTCGCGCCAGATCACACGCAACGAGCACTGGTGGCCCGATCGGCTCGATCTCGCCGTCCTGCACCAGAACACCAAGCTCGCCGACCCCATGGGGAAGGACTTCGACTACGCCGCCGAGTTCAAAACCCTCGATCTGGACGCCGTCATTAAAGACCTCCACGCCGTCATGACCGATTCGCAGAGCTGGTGGCCTGCGGACTACGGCCACTACGGCCCGTTTTTTATCCGCATGGCCTGGCACAGCGCCGGCACGTACCGCATCCATGATGGTCGCGGCGGCGCGGGCATGGGCACGCAGCGTTTTGCCCCGCTGAACAGCTGGCCGGACAACGTCAGCCTGGACAAGGCGCGCCGTTTGCTCTGGCCCATCAAGCAGAAGTACGGCAAGAAGCTCTCCTGGGCCGATCTCATGATCCTTACCGGCAACGTCGCGCTCGAGTCGATGGGCTTCAAGACCTTCGGCTTCGGCGGCGGTCGTGCCGACGTCTGGGTCCCGCAGGAAGACATCTTCTGGGGCTCGGAGCACACGTGGCTCGGCAGCGACCGTTACCAGGGTGAGCGCGATCTCGACAACCCTCTCGCCGCCGTGCAGATGGGTCTCATCTACGTGAACCCGGAAGGCCCCGATGGTAAGCCCGATCCCGTTGCTTCCGCGCGCGATATCCGCGAGACCTTCGGCCGCATGGCGATGAACGACGAGGAGACCTTCGCACTCATCGCCGGTGGTCACACCTTCGGCAAGGGCCACGGCGCGCACGATCCCAGCAAGTACGTCGGTCCTGAGCCCGAAGGCGCACCCATCGAGCAGCAGGGTCTTGGCTGGAAGAACTCCGCAGGCAAGGGCAATGCGGAAGACACGATCTCCAGCGGTCTCGAAGGCGCGTGGACGACCAACCCGATTAAGTGGGACTCCGAGTACCTCGACAACCTCTATAACTTCGACTGGGCGCTGAAGAAGGGCCCCGGCGGCGCATGGCAGTGGTACGCCGTGGCAGAAGGAGAGACTGTTCCGGACGCACACGTCAAGGACAAGAAGCACCTGCCCATGATGTTCACCTCGGATCTCGCGCTCAAGTTCGATCCTGAGTACGAAAAGATCGGCAAGCGCTTCCAGGCCAACCCTGACCAATACGCCGACGCCTTCGCCCGTGCATGGTTCAAGCTCACGCACCGCGACATGGGCCCCATCGTCCGCTACCTCGGACCTCTGGTTCCCAAGGAGCAGCTCATCTGGCAGGATCCCGTTCCCGCAGTCGATTACGAACTCATCGGCGACGCTGAGATTGCGGACCTCAAATCCAAAATCCTCGCATCCGGTCTGTTGCTCCCGCAGCTGGTCTATACGGCCTGGGCTTCGGCCTCGACCTTCCGTGGCTCGGACAAGCGCGGTGGAGCAAACGGCGCACGCATCCGTCTCGACCCGCAGAAGGACTGGGAAGTAAACCAGCCGATGATGCTGGAGAAGGTGCTCAACACGCTTGCTGGCATCCAGACGGACTTCAGCGCAAACGGCAAGAAAGTCTCGCTCGCCGACCTGATCGTTCTCGGCGGTAGTGTGGCTGTGGAAGAGGCTGCGAAGAAGGCCGGATACGACATCAAGGTCCCCTTCGCTCCTGGACGCACGGACGCTTCGCATGAGCAGACCGATGTGCAGTCCTTCGCTCCCCTGGAACCGACGGCGGACGGCTTCCGCAACTACCTCCGTCTCGGACACACCGAGCGGGCGGAAGACCTGCTCGTCGACCGGGCCCAGTTGCTCACACTGACCGCGCCTGAGATGACCGTGCTCGTCGGCGGCCTCCGCGTCCTCGGAGCGAACTACCGTCAGTCGCTGAACGGTGTCTTCACCAAGCAGCCTGAGACGCTGACGAATGACTTCTTCGTCAACCTGCTCGACATGGCGACCGAGTGGAAGGCATCCTCCACCACGGAAGGCCTCTTCGAAGGTCTGGACCGTGCAACAGGTGCGGTCAAGTGGACGGCCACGCGTGTGGACCTGATCTTCGGTTCCAACTCGCAGCTCCGCGCCATCTCGGAGGTCTACGCGGCAAGCGACTCGAAGGAGACGTTCGTGAAGGACTTCGTGGCAGCGTGGACCAAGGTGATGAACCTCGATCGCTTCGACCTCCACGCCTGA